GTATCCGGGCCTTCCTCCACCGATCGGCACGGCGAGGGCGGGGCTGCGCTTTGGCCGTGCCGATGTCGGGTGCGGAGATCAGATCCAGTAGGGCGGCACGCCGTAATGGCGGTGGACCGATTCCTCGTAAGTCCGGTCATACAGCCGCCGCTCGTCGCCGCGGTCGTAAGTGGGGGCGTTTTCCAGCTGGTCACGGGTCAGATTGACCACATAGCCCTCTTTCGAGGTATCGTATTTCAGCACGTCCCAGGGAACCGGATGGTATTTCTCGCCGATGCCCAGGAAGCCGCCGAACGAGAGCACGGCATAGGCCACGCGACCGTTCAGCTTGTTGAGCATCACACCAGAGACCGAGCCGATCTTCTCGCCGTCGGCGCCGTAGACCGAGGTGCCTTCCACC
Above is a genomic segment from Tistrella mobilis containing:
- a CDS encoding PRC-barrel domain-containing protein, with protein sequence MATPATTETSNLISADRVEGTSVYGADGEKIGSVSGVMLNKLNGRVAYAVLSFGGFLGIGEKYHPVPWDVLKYDTSKEGYVVNLTRDQLENAPTYDRGDERRLYDRTYEESVHRHYGVPPYWI